Part of the Leptodactylus fuscus isolate aLepFus1 chromosome 6, aLepFus1.hap2, whole genome shotgun sequence genome, TCTGTGGTCACACTCGACAGCCACTAAATTTCAACTCAAAGGGGAAGTTTCATGAACACAAAAACTACCTCCATATACTCAGTAGGGAATCTGGACGCCATAGAGATAGGGATTATAAGAGCATTATATAAGAGGAAGAGAAGTGACCAGCCCAGCCACTGCTGCTAAatagcagaggtggtctgaaGCCCAGGCAATGAGCCGTAAACATGGAGAAGACAGAATccgctaaagcaatgtattgtggACAAAACACTTCaggcagcttaaaggggtttccaggatttaCAATTTTTCACAAAGAAGCcgaggaaggtgaaaaataaaaaccatactcatcagttcccagtgctccggtgtttCCCCCACAGCACCCCGGCAGAAATCCTCacctcacgtgaccgctgaggccaaacagtggcctaaggaaaggacacgtgatGTCATAGGTGACCTATGTGAGCAATGtcccggttcctttccttaggccttaGTGGTCATGTATGGTGAGGACTTCCGGCAGACCCCGGGTGCAGCAAGACCAGACCACGGTGGGAGACACTGAAGCAACTGACATTGGTTAGTATGGGTATTGTTTTttctcaccttccccggccttctTGCAAAGAATTCtacatcctggacaacctctttaaagggattctatcattaaaatctcatttttttcttgatcacacgtaggaatagccataagaaaggttattcttctcctacctttagatgtcttctctgcgtcaccgttcggtagaaatcctggttttcatctgtatgcaaataagttctctcacagcagtgggggcggttcccagcgctcaaacagcactgggggcgtccccaatgctgtgagagaaatctccagcgatgcctcttcttcaggaacgggctctctgcgcgtcttcttccgtcctgggttttaatcttctaggccttgggccaagcagactgcgcatgcccgtggccacaagaaaaatggccgcttacacagtaatctgtgtaagcggccattttcttgtaacctgtgagcatgcgcagtcagctctgcccgaggcctgatggcagagccgactgcacatgcgtagaagtttgaacccagctcaagAAGACAACatgcagagttctctcgcagcattggggactccccagtgctgtttgagcgctggagaccgcccccactgctgcaagagaactcatttgcaaacagacgaaaaccgggatttctaccgaacggtagtgcagagaagacatctaaaggtaggagaagaatagcctttcttaaggctattcctacgtgtgatcgagaaaaaaatgtgattttaatgatagggtcCCTTTAAGCTACAACtttaaatatgatcctggagatggaaatagtaaggatgcattcacactgtgTTCTGCAGTGCCCACATGTTGAATGGGCATTTCATCAAACACATCCATGTAGATATTCACTATACTCCCCAGAGGTTGAGCTGGTATATATTCCTGTATGGAGTTGTACAGTTTGTCGCACTCTTCCCTATAGAAGGATGCggtacactatactgtgtgttctACGTTTTATTTTTACAATAGAAATCTATAGGTATAGGCTTACAGTGGTGTCCATTGCAGGAACACGTCAGGAAATTTTCCTAACATGTACCTCCAATGATATTTCTGCAGTCTAGTAACTGGCCTTACCCCAATTTCCGCGAGTGTGGTCTCAATCTGCTTGCTGTATAAGTTGATGCTGGCTTGCTTCCTCTCGATGGCTATAGTCCGCTTTGCGATTTCGCTCTGGCTGCGCGAGATCAGCTCATTGGTGGCCTCAATCTTTTTCTCCAGCTCGGCCGCCGTCCTCTGCAGCGCCTGGATCCGCGACAAGCTGTGGTTGAGTTCCAGCTGTACCTGAGCGCTCTCGTTCTCTACCTTGGTGTAGTCGATCTCCTATAAGAGACAACATGGATGGATATGAGAACTGATGTGCGCTCCGTCCATAGTGGACACGTATCTGGCTGCTCGGCGCCTTTATGTACCAATTCGAGCTTTCTCCTCTGCAGTTTCTCGGTCAGCAGCGATGAATATTTGGCCGCTTTGTCAGACGTCATTTTTTCTTGAAGCTTTTCCAATATCTGACTTTCCAGGTTACCTTTCATTTGGGATTCCTTCTCGATTTGCTTCCGCAGAGAGTTCAGCTCGCTCCAACGTCCTGCTCTTTCCTAAAGTGAAGCAAGAAAGTGCAGAGAGATGTATTACATTATTGCCTGTTTTCTGGGCATATCAGTAgcggtccgacacccaggaccccacatATCAGGTGCTTACTTATCTGCTTCCCCTTCACAGGCCATTTGATGCCactttcattggtcacatggcctgctcacatctcagtcccattcaagtgaatggggctgagctgtgatgaCAAGCACAAACACTCTCAATGGGTAAGAAGGAGATACTCATTGGTTTATAGGGCAGTAGAGCAGGGTTAGTGGGCTGTAGCTTCTATGGAAAAAGGGTGACAGAGTCTCTTTATAGGTTAAGAATACTAGGTTTGCTGTAACTATTGGGGAGAGGTTGGTGAGGCCCTGCTGTGACTACTGTAatggaagaagggggggggggtatgctaATATGGAGAAATAAGGTTGCAGCAAAGTCGTAATGTCCATGTGCTCAATGGCTGTATTTAAAGGAAACATATAGGGAGTCCATGCTGTGACTAGTGAAGGGAGTAAGGGGGTGTCCTGTGAAGGAGGAGGCACTGCTGTGACTATAAAGGGTAAGTAGGAGATAATCTGATGACTACTGGGTGATGGAGGGGGGCTAGTGAGCTGGAATTGGAATAGGGGTGATACAGACACTGCAGCTCTACTGGAGAAGAACAACGGCTCTGGTGTGACTACTAGGGAAAGTCAGTGAGTCTCCGCTCTATCTACTCAAGGAAAGATGGAAGTCTTAACGGGTGATGCATCCTTGATAgatatgagtgagtagtattcgatcgaatacctcccccccataggtattcgtgtacgCGGCTGAACacaaaggggttaaatgcatcgaatattcgatgcgcttaaccccttggtgttcggccgcttacacgaatacctatagaagggaggtatttgatcggatactacttgctcatctctagtccttgatACATTAGTATATTAAAACCGCTCCTTGCTGCCATGTGGTAACCTACTTACCGCGGTGACCCTGTTCAGAGCTTGCTCGGTCTCCTCTAACGTCCGCATGTACGTATTGAACTCCACCCTCAGCGCTTCCTGCTTTGCCTGACACTGAGTAATCAGCTTTTTGGTCATGGCGGCATCGCTCTCTGCGCGGTTAATCATGAAGGCGAGTTTCTCGTGAGTCTCTTCTTCTTTTGTAACAGATTTCTTGTAGCCTTCTATCTCTGTCTCCAAGGAGAGAAGCTCCTGCTGGGCCAAgctgaaaaagcaaaaaaaataaaaaattattattattattattattattattatattattaatagcaTTGGTCAAAGTGCAACTGGCCTGCGACAAAACTTCTGATATGTCAAAGTAAAATTCTTACTCATCGCTACAATGAAAGGACAGAAGTTGTTCCTCCTCAGAGAGCGGAGTACGGACTCATGTAAAGTATATACATCGCTCACTATATACTCCGAGACCTGAACCAGCACAAAGTCAGCTAAGTacttctgagggtaagttcacacagggttttttggtccagaacctgagacggccagaccaaaatacgggcagccgcgactgaatgccgctgcactgcaccggcatccagtcgcgcactctacTCTGGATTAgggccaatgaatgggcctagtcgggagaagggagtgtcttcaggcggatgttgcgaggcgaatcggcctgaggAATaagcacgtcgcttcttttttctgagatCTGAAACAAATGGCTAccgaaaaaacacctgaccagttcccattgatttcaatgggagccgtctttttggtcaggattttgaggcggatacagcctcaagatcctgactaaaaaaaccccgtgtgaacttaccccaccACTTTCATTTAGCGGTTTCAGTACTCAGTGACAGGTCTGACAGGtggcgctgggttcacaccagtgttcgatcTCCGTTTGGaaactgtcatgccgagtccggccgtgagcgccagtgagcgtattatgcgctccgcggctaaaccattttttattacaccggacacagagtactgcatgtccgactctgtgtccggtttaaaaaaaaatggtttcgccacggagagcataaaacgctcaccgccgctcacagccggacacttttcaagccaattcaaatgaatgggatagaagcatgccggcagctttccgtctcctgcctctgttttgtgcaggaaacggaaacctgcagaacggagaccgggcgcagatgtgaatgagccctgccATGCATGCTACCACTATATTTATTTTGGCTCGTGTTTGTCAGTCCCATAGTGAGAAGAATGCAGTAACTATTGTTCCATGCACACAGGGCGATACAGGCCCCTTGTTTTGGTTATTGGTAGGGGTTCCCGCAGCGGACCCTACTGATCAGACCCTTATTAACCAACTCCGTGGATAAACTATCATTGCAAACCTGATACAATCCCTTAAACACTtgtccttacacacctgagagcTTCTTGAATGGCGGCGTAGGCCTCATCCCTCCTGCTCATTCCTATCAGGCTGCTGTTCCACTGCTGCAGCAGTTGCTTCTTTTCAAGTCCTACAGCTTCGATTTCCATGTTGGCCTGTAAAGAAAGTGAACAATGCCTTCTAGATAACCCTGACTCTTCAAAAATCCCACAGAGTCTAGGTCAGGAAGCATCCATCCTAACCTCAGCTACGGCTTCTCGCGCCGCTTTCGTGTCCTCTTTTTGAGCAGAAATTTGCGCTTCATACACAGCGATCTGCTCCCTGAGTCTGTCGGCCTCCCGGGTTAGTCGATCCACAAATAAGTCCTAGGAAACAGACGCACAATGTGAAGGATAAATCTTATTATGAATTCACCTTGATGTATTATGAGCCTCATGGAGATCAAATTCACCAAAGTCCATTCCCTGTCCGAATACATATGGAGTAtattcacacaggacagaaatgaTGCAGATTTTCCATCTTGATCTGAAGCAGGTTCATGAGGGTGAATTGAAAGATTTCTGCATGTTATACATTGCTCATGGATTTCTTGCAGAttttctccattgacttctaaatAGGCATCAAAACCGAATTGTCGAAGATTTTGCAGCAGAGGAATCCGTCTGTGGATTCAACTGCAGAATCGGGAGTCCAAGGCTCAGACTGACTAGCCCCATTGTGTTTGGGCATGATCAGCTCTGCCTCAGCTTTCTGCTGTGGGATCCACAGAGtcggaatttggaaaaaaatctaagggtaagttcacacgggtattttggtcaggatttgaagaccgtatccgcctcagaatcctgaccaaaagacggctcccattgaagtcaatgggagccggtcggttcttttttctgggagccgtttgttccggctcccggaaaaagaagcaacatgctcattcttcaggcggattcgctttgcgacatccacctgaagacactctctcctccggactaggcccattcatttgggcataatccagagcggagtgcagcgccgcacctcccatgaggcgacctgaagcgaccgcttcaggcggcgctatgccagggcctcgggggggcagcatttttgctgacctaagccagtccaggacaagctgacctggactggcttagcgtcactgtgtctgcagcccaacacgggaagcgagcggtggattggggcgaccctgctggatgcagcgctgctccagcagccgcccctcacactcaggcagagagcaggtcctctccctgcctgtgaacgccgctcgctccgcttgACCACGCCCCCTTTCTGTTCGTCCCCGCCCCATTTCTGCTCGCCCCGTCCCTTTCTTGTgaccccgccccctcagctccgcccctcctccgtggggggggggggggagctttctgtcgccgcttcaggcggcagaaagcccaggttcacccctggcggagtgcgtggctggttgtcggtgcactgcatcggcatccagttgcagttacccgtattttggtccggaacctgagtcggcctccacctcaggttccgaaccaaaaaaaGCCCACATAAACCTTGCCTGAGGTGGAAGACCGTGTCTAATACCTCTCCATATTCCATGCTGTGAAACTAGcttcatataaaaaatatacatttgatatacgtataattgtaacaatctgtacaataaagttaataaaaatccccccaaaaaactaaaACAGGTTGTCACCCCCCAAAAATGTTGTGATACAATATTCATGGTGCCATAAAAAATACACctcgtcccacaaaaaaaaaaaaaattcttatagggcagggatgaaggggttaaagccaaGACGTGGCCGCACCTGCTTCTGCTTCTCCACCTCGGCCTGGATTCTCTCGGCTTCCGTCTTCTGAACAGCGCGTTTCATCACCGAGATGTCTGAACGCACGTCGCTGGACATGTTCTCCATGTAGAATAAACGCAACGCCAAATTCTCCACCTCTGTTTGCATAGAGGAGACTGAAAGGACGAAAGTGGATCAGTGAGTAAAAGCGCTACGTTAGATGTGGAAACTAACAACAGAATGTCTCTGTAAGATCTACCTCACCAGGTCTGAGAAGAACAATAACCAGCCTCATCTTGGTGTTTTGTGTACCCAAGTATGTTCCGCCATTTCAAAGATATAAACCTTGTTAGAGTTTATATAAATTAGAGTATAATAGCCAAGTGGGCGGCAACACTGTATGACaaacagcacacagagaccccgcccccGAGGAATCACAGTCTTGTTACCACCTACTTGACTAGTAGACCCAAAACTGCATCAGCActgacagggcttatatctttggaatggctgatcaGATATGGATTTACTACTTATGGCAAATCCTTAGAGATCAGCACCAATCAGTAGGACATGCAAACATGGCTGTGCCCGGTACTGCAGCTTAGTCCACTCATATGAGCAGCTCAGCACAACTACCAATCACAATTCAGAATGTGTCTGCTGACTGGCGGAAGTATTGGGCTTAGAAGGCTGAAAGACATAagagctgctatggggcccaacaACTAAACATCTCCACTTATAAGGTGCAGTATGACTGATCAAAAACTGAGTATAACCCCGTCATAAATCCCAGGGCTATCcctgctgtgtgtattatccctgtactgtgacatcactgtgtgtattatcctgtactgtgacatcactgtgtgtattatcctgtactgtgacatcactgtgtgcattatcctgtactgtgacatcactgtgtgtattatccctgtactgtgacatcactgtgtgtattatccctgtactgtgacatcactgtgtgtattatctctgtactgtgacatcactgtgtgtattatcctgtactgtgacatcactgtgtgtattatcctgtactgtgacatcactgtgtgtattatcctgtactgtgacatcactgtgtgtattatccctgtactgtgacatcactgtgtgtattatccctgtactgtgacatcactgtgtgtattatcctgtactgtgacatcactgtgtgtattatccctgtactgtgacatcactgtgtgtattatctctgtactgtgacatcactgtgtgtattatcctgtactgtgacatcactgtgtgtattatcctgtactgtgacatcactgtgtgtattatcctgtactgtgacatcactgtgtgtattatccctgtactgtgacatcactgtgtgtattatccctgtactgtgacatcactgtgtgtattatcctgtactgtgacatcactgtgtgtattatcctgtactgtgacatcactgtgtgtattatcctgtactgtgacatcactgtgtgtattatctctgtactgtgacatcactgtgtgtattatcctgtactgtgacatcactgtgtgtattatcctgtactgtgacatcactgtgtgtattatcctgtactgtgacatcactgtgtgtattatcctgtactgtgacatcactgtgtgtattatcctgtactgtgacatcactgtgtgtattatctctgtactgtgacatcactgtgtgtattatccctgtactgtgacatcactgtgtgtattatccctgtactgtgacatcactgtgtgtattatccctgtactgtgacatcactgtgtgtattatcctgtactgtgacatcactgtgtgtattatccctgtactgtgacatcactgtgtgtattatccctgtactgtgacatcactgtgtgtattatcctgtactgtgacatcactgtgtgtattatccctgtactgtgacatcactgtgtgtattatctctgtactgtgacatcactgtgtgtattatcctgtactgtgacatcactgtgtgtattatctctgtactgtgacatcgctgtgtgtattatcctgtactgtgacatcactgtgtgtattatcctgtactgtgacatcgctgtgtgtattatctctgtactgtgacatcactgtgtgtattatccctgtactgtgacatcactgtgtgtattatcctgtactgtgacatcactgtgtgtattatcctgtactgtgacatcactgtgtgtattatcctgtactgtgacatcactgtgtgtattatctctgtactgtgacatcactgtgtgtattatccctgtactgtgacatcactgtgtgtattatccctgtactgtgacatcactgtgtgtattatcctgtactgtgacatcactgtgtgtattatccctgtactgtgacatcactgtgtgtattatctctgtactgtgacatcactgtgtgtattatctctgtactgtgacatcactgtgtgtattatacctgtactgtgacatcactgtgtgtattatccctgtactgtgacatcactgtgtgtattatccctgtactgtgacatcactgtgtgtattatcctgtactgtgacatcactgtgtgtattatccctgtactgtgacatcactgtgtgtattatccctgtactgtgacatcactgtgtgtattatctctgtactgtgacatcactgtgtgtattatctctgtactgtgacatcactgtgtgtattatccctgtactgtgacatcactgtgtgtattatccctgtactgtgacatcactgtgtgtattatccctgtactgtgacatcactgtgtgtattatccctgtactgtgacatcactgtgtgtattatctctgtactgtgacatcactgtgtgtattatctctgtactgtgacatcactgtgtgtattatccctgtactgtgacatcactgtgtgtattatccctgtactgtgacatcactgtgtgtattatctctgtactgtgacatcactatgtgtattatctctgtactgtgacatcgctgtgtgtattatcctgtactgtgacatcactgtgtgtattatccctgtactgtgacatcactgtgtgtattatccctatcctgtgacatcactgtgtattatcctgtactgtgacatcagtttgTATCAACATAATCATAAAGTTTTCATGTTCTGAACTTTCTACTCAGTATTGTCATGGTGGAGAACCTTCTTATGCCATATTTTGCTATGAGACCCCCATGGTTGCTTATTGGGCCCCATCACTAACTCCCCTGATCATACGTTGGTTGCTTATTCTAATGAAAATTTTAGAAAGCCCCATGACCTGCCTACACATTGTACCGCAATATAAAGGCGTATTCTGTGAGCTATAAACCGCGTTTTCCCTAAACTCACTTTTCTTGCGCTCACTGTCTGAAGTCTGATGTGTTTTCTTGTACATATTTCGGATATTTTCCAGCTCCTCCTCCACTTGCCTACGTAAGATGGCGATCTGAGCGTGTTTATCGTGCTGCTTCTCCAGCCCCATCTGCTGACGGGCCAGCTCCTGCTGTATACCGTACAGGATCACACCCAGATCTTCACgttcacttttatttttcttcagtGACGTACCCTGcgaacacaggagtatatagaaacATATACAGTTAGAGGGATGAGAAATGTCCTGTTGGGGCTTGACCAGAATACAGTAAACCAGTTTGGGTTGATGCCCAATTTTAGAGCAGCCATAGTTTGTCTGTGCACATTATAGGGTAACGATGGCTGAGTCCACTGGACAAGTATCTAATGGGTTAAAGGACTGTCTCTCACCCAATGGCAGATGTCCGGGGAAAGAAGGAGCGGGCTGTTGGATGTTTTGGTTGATGTGTTAGCCTCTGCTATAAGGCCTTGTATTGTCAGGCTCTACTATAAGGTCATGTATTGTTGGCCCCTACTATAGGACTCGAATAGTTGATCTCTACTACACAGtctagtcatattaatgtgaccaccgcctacttttgacgtcaacgttaaataaccaatggcagaaggcacgtgtcatacgccatctgggtgcactcatcattgtggaaggcacgatggatcaacactagtatgcatctatccttgcggaccatgttcacccctatttgcgaattgtttttcctccggatgatggcatctaccagcaggacaatgcgacgtgtcataaagctcgcagcgtACGTGAGTgtttcaaggagcaccaggatgagtttaccgcactcccttggccagcaaattccccagacttgaacccaatggagaacctgtgggaccacctcaatcgggttgttcggcCCATGGATGCTCTaccgcagctggccacggcactggagtcggcatggccagTGATCATCATCgccacatcccctctcttcctgcacgtctcgcagcggtccgctctgccaaagggggttattctggattttgacaggtggtcgcattaatgtgactggactgtgtataaggccATGTATACACTTACCATTTCACGCAGTTCCATGTCCAGGCTCTGTATCTGCTTGGCGAGGTAATTCTTAAGAGCAGTCTGGAATCTGATCATCAGGGGCTGCCAAAAAAATTCCAGATGTCATTATCAGCACTTACCGTACTTCATCATTTACTCTGTGTATGTATATGGAATCTGCTCAAGCTGCATCATAAAAGGACAGTCAAAGTCTGTTGTGCTTACAGGGGTTGCCTCAAAACATGGGACCCctcactgatcatgagaatggggccCCATGTTTGAGCCATAGATGTgcatatagactgtatatagatcTTACGTGATCTGGATCCAACACCACcagctcttcttcttcttcttcatcttctttctGGTCTTTCAGAGGCCCTTCTTCTTCTAGAACATGTAAAGACATAATGCGATAGTTACAGGATACGCCATTAGTACATGACTGGTGCAGGTTCCACCTCCGGGACCTCCACCTATCATCAGAACAGGGGTCTTGTTACCCCTATTTGCCGATTCAGATTTGTCACTATTCCTTACAATTCTATGGAGATGGTGCGGCCCCCTTTCTACTTAAGCCTTTAGAAGTTACAGAATAATCCATCA contains:
- the CCDC40 gene encoding coiled-coil domain-containing protein 40, producing MSGAGRSEAEDVCEPEQDVQDTSEETQRDNIAAEKEDDMETPLVNSAVRNAPSSPAAEEEGPLKDQKEDEEEEEELVVLDPDHPLMIRFQTALKNYLAKQIQSLDMELREMGTSLKKNKSEREDLGVILYGIQQELARQQMGLEKQHDKHAQIAILRRQVEEELENIRNMYKKTHQTSDSERKKISSMQTEVENLALRLFYMENMSSDVRSDISVMKRAVQKTEAERIQAEVEKQKQDLFVDRLTREADRLREQIAVYEAQISAQKEDTKAAREAVAEANMEIEAVGLEKKQLLQQWNSSLIGMSRRDEAYAAIQEALSLAQQELLSLETEIEGYKKSVTKEEETHEKLAFMINRAESDAAMTKKLITQCQAKQEALRVEFNTYMRTLEETEQALNRVTAERAGRWSELNSLRKQIEKESQMKGNLESQILEKLQEKMTSDKAAKYSSLLTEKLQRRKLELEIDYTKVENESAQVQLELNHSLSRIQALQRTAAELEKKIEATNELISRSQSEIAKRTIAIERKQASINLYSKQIETTLAEIGGKELGPLEIQVTALTKQIEECNLEIASVQQYWLRLQTEMVRLSRQREEQAAAVEMLKKELTILQQRKVRTENDIEQEKNEQKDIEHHMKNLKNDMLRLNMLLSKKSSSKEQLLQHNQLMESDFVRSLREAEKESIEMQENLENVQEEKERLVHSLVETEHQIMLWEKKIQLAKEMRNAVDSETGQGEIRAMKAEIHRMEVRYAQLMKQQEKMIRDMEAVVSRRETIMMRGKNQSEKDKKNLSATDFQSKLQELRKKIKEILMNTDECNQAISHLEDSQKTLSSDISEKQHRISTLKIDASSMESDIEQLQEKKRQNLSQIVAFQTRLKHLQAVKEGKYVPVFSSPQSLEAEQQKQEARVHTVSTIIHQIQQEYPQYQSVLHNISLALDTRLETQESATERAP